A window from Candidatus Methylomirabilis tolerans encodes these proteins:
- a CDS encoding divalent metal cation transporter: MRLSRIKKRRILRFLAIMGPGIITASVDQDAGGITTYSLAGAQFGYGLLWSLIFIAVALAIVQEMGSRMGVVTGKGLAELIRERFGVRITFGVMGVLVLANLANTVSEFAGVAASLEIFGWSRYATVPLAALLVGWLVVKGTYRFVERIFLSASLFYAVYLVSAFLVDPNWPTVLRQTVRPNFHIERDYLAMLITLVGTTIAPWMQFYIQASIVDKGVRRQAYGYVKLDVWIGSLVASVVAFFIIVACGATLNAHGVRIETAEQAAMAIEPFAGQYATLLFALGLLNASIFSAAIVPLSTAYAVCEGLGWDTGINRSFREAPGFFSIYLSMVGAGALLILWPKAPLITIMYLSQTLNGILLPAVLIFMLLLINDR; the protein is encoded by the coding sequence ATGCGGCTTTCGCGGATCAAGAAGCGGCGGATCCTCCGATTCTTGGCCATCATGGGCCCGGGGATCATCACCGCCAGCGTCGATCAGGACGCCGGGGGAATTACGACCTACTCCCTTGCCGGCGCTCAGTTCGGCTATGGTCTGCTGTGGTCGCTCATCTTCATCGCCGTCGCCCTTGCCATCGTCCAGGAGATGGGATCGCGGATGGGGGTCGTGACCGGCAAAGGGCTGGCCGAGCTGATCCGCGAGCGGTTTGGAGTCCGGATCACGTTCGGCGTGATGGGGGTGCTGGTGCTGGCGAACCTGGCCAACACCGTCTCCGAATTCGCGGGCGTGGCGGCGAGCCTGGAGATCTTCGGTTGGAGTCGCTACGCGACAGTGCCGCTCGCCGCACTCCTGGTCGGTTGGCTGGTGGTCAAGGGGACGTACCGTTTCGTGGAGCGGATCTTCCTCAGCGCCAGCCTCTTTTATGCCGTCTATCTGGTATCGGCCTTTCTGGTCGATCCCAATTGGCCCACCGTCCTGCGGCAGACCGTCAGGCCTAACTTCCATATCGAGCGCGACTATCTCGCGATGCTCATTACTCTCGTGGGGACCACGATCGCGCCATGGATGCAGTTTTACATCCAGGCGTCGATCGTCGATAAGGGCGTCCGTCGCCAAGCGTATGGGTACGTCAAGCTCGATGTCTGGATCGGTAGTCTCGTTGCATCGGTCGTGGCGTTCTTCATCATCGTCGCGTGCGGGGCGACCCTTAATGCGCACGGTGTTCGGATCGAGACAGCCGAGCAGGCTGCGATGGCGATCGAACCGTTCGCGGGTCAGTACGCCACGCTCCTCTTTGCGCTGGGCCTATTGAACGCCTCCATCTTTTCCGCGGCCATCGTCCCCCTCTCTACGGCCTATGCGGTCTGCGAGGGGCTGGGCTGGGACACGGGCATCAATCGGTCCTTTCGCGAGGCGCCAGGGTTCTTCAGCATCTACCTCAGTATGGTGGGGGCCGGCGCGCTGCTGATCCTCTGGCCCAAGGCGCCGCTCATCACCATCATGTACCTCTCCCAGACCCTGAACGGCATCCTGCTCCCGGCTGTCCTGATCTTCATGCTCCTGCTGATCAACGACCGGA